Proteins from one Neodiprion fabricii isolate iyNeoFabr1 chromosome 5, iyNeoFabr1.1, whole genome shotgun sequence genomic window:
- the LOC124182021 gene encoding zinc finger protein 235-like, which translates to MVQQGENSMWAPAPRVEMHSNAKKIAADSKLTISKYPNSTAESNKSTYEKTNGTAKIAKTMVEKGIPTEVSITPTCETCCKTFASKRKLTVHIKYVHSSLRPFVCEICSLAFKMKNALKKHMQIIHEGSYKLIPCQVCGYKAKDKSRLKDHYVRRHTSIYATSCYICGMQLKFKRDLTTHINQIHCGPVVCEKCGDVLPNYRSLCNHKKTHHVGNSRRNRNFKCGICSKGFASQKSVDAHRLKQHNNGESCYCDHCSKSFTGKYSLTHHIHNVHREDRPYLCPVCSKTFKMHSLLQLHLFTHTNVKPYRCDICGSTYTQRGSMMLHRRKHPGELPPVPPIKLDFLLKSIQPKIKELAKIQGSMNDSSSIGH; encoded by the coding sequence ATGGTTCAGCAAGGAGAAAATTCAATGTGGGCCCCAGCGCCTAGGGTTGAAATGCACagtaatgcaaaaaaaattgctgcaGATAGTAAACTGACAATTTCAAAATACCCAAACAGCACAGCAGAGAGCAACAAATCAACATACGAAAAGACCAATGGCACTGCAAAAATAGCAAAGACCATGGTGGAAAAAGGGATACCAACTGAAGTTTCGATCACTCCTACTTGCGAAACCTGTTGCAAAACATTCGCTAGTAAACGTAAGCTCACTGTGCATATTAAATATGTACATTCATCATTGCGTCCCTTTGTCTGCGAAATTTGTTCCTTGgcattcaaaatgaaaaacgcaCTTAAGAAGCATATGCAAATAATACACGAGGGATCCTACAAATTAATCCCATGCCAAGTCTGTGGATACAAAGCCAAAGATAAGTCGCGTCTCAAAGATCATTACGTAAGACGCCACACATCAATCTATGCGACTTCCTGTTATATTTGTGGTATGCAGTTGAAATTCAAGAGAGACCTGACTACTCACATTAATCAGATTCACTGTGGTCCTGTGGTGTGCGAAAAGTGTGGTGACGTTCTTCCAAATTACAGATCGCTATGCAATCATAAAAAAACACATCATGTAGGTAACTCCAGGagaaatcgaaattttaaaTGTGGAATTTGCTCCAAGGGTTTTGCCTCCCAGAAATCAGTTGATGCTCATAGGCTCAAACAGCATAACAATGGCGAGAGCTGTTACTGTGATCATTGCAGTAAATCATTTACAGGAAAATATTCACTGACCCATCATATTCACAATGTACACAGGGAAGACAGACCGTATTTGTGCCCTGTATGCAGTAAGACATTTAAAATGCACAGTCTGCTACAGCTTCACCTTTTTACACATACCAATGTGAAGCCTTACCGGTGTGATATTTGTGGCTCGACATATACTCAACGCGGCTCCATGATGCTGCACAGGCGCAAGCATCCTGGTGAACTGCCTCCCGTCCCGCCGATAAAGCTTGATTTTCTATTAAAAAGTATCCAACCTAAGATTAAGGAACTCGCAAAGATTCAGGGCAGCATGAATGATAGCAGCAGCATTGGCCACTAG
- the LOC124183701 gene encoding DNA polymerase beta-like isoform X1, translating into MSKRKAPDNADNLNSDLSDFLIELANYERNVSKNIYKYNAYRKAAGTLAALSYRVKNGEEAKKLPGVGEKIAKKIDEFLQTGKLQKLEKINADGISAPINLMTRVSGIGPSKAKELVDAGIKTLEDLRKNQDKLTHHQKIGLKYFQDFEQKIPREEVRRIEISLKSVIANLDKEYILTICGSYRRGKDESGDIDVLITHPKFTSESMDAKNKGGMLKNIVKHLEKEGIITETISIGNTKFMGVCRDPAESSKPFRRLDIRVTPSDHYYCAVLYFTGSDLFNKNMRAHALKKKFTLNEYTLKHLTLEGLPGNAELITSEEDIFSKLGLPYKKPEERNS; encoded by the exons ATGAGCAAACGAAAGGCACCCGACAACGCAGACAATCTGAACAGTGATCTCTCCGATTTTCTGATAG agCTAGCAAATTACGAGCGGAATGTCAGTAAAAACATCTACAAGTATAACGCTTACCGTAAAGCTGCTGGAACTTTGGCTGCACTATCATACCGAGTGAAGAATGGTGAAGAGGCAAAAAAGTTGCCAGGGGTTGGAGAGAAGatcgcaaaaaaaattgatgagttCCTTCAAACcggaaaattacaaaaacttgaaaaa ATTAATGCTGATGGCATCAGTGCTCCTATAAACTTGATGACCAGGGTATCAGGAATTGGACCATCGAAGGCAAAGGAATTGGTAGATGCTGGTATAAAGACTTTGGAAGACCTGAGAAAAAACCAAGATAAATTAACACATCATCAGAAAATTGGTTTAAA GTACTTTCAAGATTTTGAACAGAAAATTCCAAGGGAAGAGGTGCGGCGAATCGAGATCAGTCTCAAATCAGTGATTGCTAATTTAGACAAAGAGTATATACTTACAATCTGTGGTAGTTATAGACGTGGAAAGGATGAGAGCGGCGATATTGACGTCTTGATCACACATCCAAAATTCACATCCGAAAGTATGGATGCGAAAAATAAAGGCGGTATgctaaaaaatattgttaaacatCTTGAAAAGGAGGGAATAATCACAGAGACTATCTCTATCGGCAACACAAAGTTTATG GGTGTTTGCCGAGATCCAGCAGAATCGAGTAAACCATTTCGCCGACTTGATATAAGAGTTACTCCCAGCGATCACTACTACTGTGCCGTATTATATTTTACCGGCAgtgatttattcaataaaaatatgcgGGCACACGCacttaaaaagaaatttacgtTGAACGAGTATACCTTGAAACATCTAACATTGGAAG GGTTACCAGGGAATGCTGAATTAATCACAAGTGAA
- the LOC124182022 gene encoding zinc finger protein 62 homolog, giving the protein MSSLDYLDLCRLCLMKDRVSVPIFEGEGDVRQIFLKIAACLPVKVAREDKLPKKICDDCVYKVELLYQFWNTTANAEKQLLQWLGEVGLEDKQGYVTGVLNPSTMKQEENSSSGLGGTAIQVTGVQPGIGIGVIDNMGLGMPLIIPSSTQQQLTAVPMDTSTGPIQPIQPIPQAVPGPSSQPGHEQIAQSQTNATTHQQDEEEETSDDEENSDDDCDGDDGLPVKEESEEDPSNSRTIEPTTFVNVSLACDEAGPSGLQQQKIVEMPEMAMPQTTDGDPKSGLTLKIAKFETADTTETLENQYTKITESSDAGIDVKSEGKIFVRTDVLQGNNNYQSASDETYITDDLALTYEEFPNSMQASRHGTGATLETIEMNRKFTSLPLSEDYYRMLMLSKLDLVKSEPEKGAQKGENLDETTEKLNGPIKEEIRDANDDEDDMPLAYHCKTCDVFFKTKTLLNNHEIEHKGKRKNTCNQCGRVFRTYVNLRKHMKKHAGSKRNNVGRPMKVKKEKNNVEFLCKTCNKVFGHKSNYQKHLLRHTVGDLTCNHCPKKFRLFRDLTRHEKTHFYPSYMCKECDYETTVLAALSIHMLRHTDKADLPFKCNECDKRFRKAIELQEHYNIHSGDKPFTCATCGSAFYLRRQLSAHCRRMHPEMKANKVTSTACDICGRVLATKRSLFRHKESHNPTKLYLCDYCGKSLSSAEHLKKHRRIHTGEKPYVCDICGKGFTDSENLRMHRRIHTGEKPYKCDQCPKAFSQRSTLTIHRRGHTGERPYVCQICHRGFSCQGNLTAHQKSTCVWVNSWRVKFRRKLPEQEYPLKFGVNFKTACALRIANGLSKTLGKKVIISKSLLSRLQTRHPNTGNTQLAKEDSQSNNTFEHKSHTDKEHNSPEIGKASSSEYARVSSQKVNTDGSHLAKENDAGKNITQQKLNTDSESSAPESIEARPNKRSCTPPQESNSDDDCFAKKDCKGKKPGEQKLDTETKTSGSLCLTASLRKHSRTTPQKSNLGGRRLTKEESKCQKASNQKLDVDSKSADSPFIAGSKSLLLRALQKTSNAEDKDLDNEDSEWENFISQHRFKPAGTLPDPNSIMDSQSELKCIICDREFRCKMELSRHIKSHNTRRPFKCAHCPKTFRTAYDQRKHAGCHDENLSYTCDICKVKFKSKQALKHHRIRKHDDTEYQFTCDKCSKQFKIKSDLSTHLKSLHTEAPSLVCEICGKSCKNGTAMSSHRRKHRTDFKKFECNICKRIYKSEHNLSNHLLVHEKGITCNECGMEFNCTKRLNYHMFNKHRQSAPCICSICHKPFKSNGSLRTHILTHTGERPYKCDLCGEAFTQRSSMMRHRRSHPGRFSPPPPIHITAIVKDIEEKEISKN; this is encoded by the exons ATGTCGTCCCTCGACTATTTGGATTTGTGCAGATTGTGTCTAATGAAAGATCGTGTGTCCGTACCGATATTCGAGGGTGAGGGTGATGTCAggcagatttttttaaagattgcGGCCTGCTTGCCGGTCAAG gttGCACGGGAAGACAAGTTACCTAAAAAGATATGCGACGATTGCGTTTACAAAGTAGAATTACTTTACCAATTTTGGAATACAACGGCAAACGCCGAGAAGCAGCTACTCCAATGGCTTGGCGAAGTTGGCTTGGAGGACAAGCAAGGCTATGTCACTGGCGTCCTAAATCCG AGTACAatgaaacaagaagaaaacaGTTCCAGCGGATTGGGAGGCACAGCAATACAGGTGACTGGAGTTCAACCTGGCATTGGTATAGGAGTTATAGACAACATGGGACTAGGCATGCCGCTAATTATTCCCAGCTCAACACAGCAGCAATTAACTGCTGTGCCAATGGATACAAGCACTGGACCCATCCAACCTATCCAACCTATCCCACAGGCTGTACCTGGTCCAAGTAGTCAACCTGGACATGAACAGATTGCCCAGTCCCAAACTAATGCAACAACGCATCAAcaggacgaggaagaggaaacTAGCGATGATGAAGAAAACTCTGACGATGATTGCGATGGTGATGATG GTCTACCTGTCAAGGAAGAAAGCGAGGAAGATCCTAGTAATAGTAGAACGATTGAACCTACGACGTTTGTAAATGTATCCCTGGCTTGCGACGAAGCGGGTCCGTCCGGCTTGCAGCAGCAAAAAATCGTGGAAATGCCAGAAATGGCTATGCCCCAGACAACCGACGGTGATCCCAAGTCTGG ATTAACCCTGAAAATAGCCAAGTTTGAGACCGCAGACACTACAGAGACGTTGGAAAATCAGTACACCAAGATCACAGAGTCCAGCGATGCCGGTATCGATGTGAAATCtgagggaaaaattttcgtacgaaCTGACGTACTGCAGGGTAACAATAATTACCAAAGTGCAAGTGATGAAACGTATATCACTGATGATCTGGCCTTGACCTACGAAGAATTTCCAAATTCCATGCAGGCCTCACGACATGGCACAGGTGCAACATTAGAAACTATAGAAATGAACCGCAA ATTTACGTCTCTTCCATTGTCCGAGGACTATTATCGAATGCTAATGCTATCAAAGCTTGATCTCGTCAAGAGTGAACCGGAAAAAGGTGCCCAGAAAGGTGAAAACTTGGATGAGACTACGGAAAAATTAAATGGCCCGATCAAGGAAGAAATTCGAGATGCCAACGATGACGAGGATGACATGCCATTGGCGTATCACTGCAAAACTTgtgatgtatttttcaaaactaaaaCTCTACTTAATAATCACGAAATTGAACACAAGGGTAAAAGAAAGAACACGTGCAACCAATGTGGAAGAGTGTTTCGAACTTACGTGAATCTACGTAAGCACATGAAAAAACATGCTGGCAGTAAGCGGAACAATGTCGGTCGACCAATGAaggtgaaaaaggaaaagaataaCGTGGAATTTTTGTGTAAAACTTGCAACAAGGTATTCGGTCATAAGAGTAACTATCAGAAACACTTACTGCGGCACACTGTTGGCGATCTCACTTGTAACCACTGCCCGAAAAAGTTTCGATTATTTCGAGACTTGACGAGACACGAAAAAACCCACTTTTACCCAAGTTATATGTGCAAAGAGTGTGACTACGAAACAACTGTTCTAGCTGCTTTGAGCATTCACATGCTCAGGCACACCGATAAGGCGGACCTTCCATTCAAATGTAATGAATGTGACAAAAGGTTTCGAAAGGCAATCGAACTTCAGGAACATTATAACATTCATTCCGGGGACAAGCCGTTTACCTGTGCCACCTGTGGTAGTGCGTTTTACCTCAGGAGACAACTTTCCGCCCATTGCAGACGAATGCATCCTGAGATGAAGGCCAACAAGGTAACCAGCACTGCGTGTGACATTTGTGGGCGTGTATTGGCGACAAAACGATCGCTCTTTCGGCACAAGGAGAGTCACAATCCTACCAAGTTGTATCTATGCGATTATTGTGGCAAAAGTCTTAGCAGTGcggaacatttgaaaaaacatcGGCGTATACATACAGGAGAGAAACCTTATGTATGCGATATTTGTGGCAAAGGATTCACAGACTCGGAAAATTTGCGCATGCATCGACGCATTCACACTGGGGAAAAGCCGTACAAGTGCGATCAATGTCCCAAAGCCTTCTCCCAGAGATCAACCCTTACTATCCACCGTCGTGGTCACACCGGTGAACGACCCTATGTATGTCAAATATGTCATCGTGGTTTTTCGTGCCAGGGCAATCTTACAGCCCATCAAAAATCTACCTGCGTTTG GGTCAACTCTTGGCGTGTTAAATTCCGGCGGAAACTTCCAGAGCAAGAATATCCACTGAAATTTGGAGTTAACTTTAAAACTGCTTGTGCGCTACGAATTGCAAATGGATTGAGCAAAACTTTGGGCAAAAAAGTGATAATCAGTAAATCACTTTTGTCACGGTTACAGACTAGACACCCTAATACAGGTAATACTCAATTGGCCAAAGAAGACAGTCAAAGTAATAACACCTTCGAACATAAATCTCACACAGATAAAGAACACAACAGTCCCGAAATTGGAAAGGCAAGTTCGAGTGAATATGCCCGTGTCTCGTCGCAGAAAGTTAATACAGATGGAAGTCATTTGGCCAAAGAAAATGATGCAGGTAAAAACATCACACAACAGAAACTCAATACAGATAGCGAATCTTCTGCACCAGAATCCATCGAGGCTAGACCAAATAAACGTTCTTGTACCCCACCACAAGAATCTAATTCAGATGACGATTGCTTCGCCAAAAAAGATTGTAAAGGTAAGAAGCCCGGGGAACAGAAACTCGATACAGAAACCAAAACTTCTGGCTCGCTATGTTTGACGGCTAGTCTAAGAAAACACTCTCGTACTACGCCACAAAAGTCTAATCTAGGTGGCCGTCGACTGACTAAAGAAGAAAGTAAGTGTCAGAAAGCTTCGAACCAGAAACTTGATGTGGATTCCAAATCTGCTGATTCTCCATTCATCGCGGGTTCCAAAAGTTTACTTTTGCGTGCATTACAAAAGACATCCAATGCTGAGGACAAAGACTTGGACAACGAAGATAGTGAATGGGAGAATTTTATCTCACAACACAGATTTAAGCCAGCTGGTACGCTGCCTGATCCAAACTCTATTATGGACAGTCAGAGTGAActtaaatgtataatatgtgaCAGAGAGTTCCGGTGCAAAATGGAACTTTCTAGGCACATCAAAAGCCACAATACTCGAAGACCTTTTAAATGTGCGCACTGTCCAAAAACCTTCAGAACTGCGTACGATCAGCGTAAGCATGCCGGTTGTCATGACGAAAATCTTTCATACACTTGTGATATATGCAAGGTTAAATTTAAGTCAAAACAAGCATTGAAGCATCATCGTATCAGGAAACATGACGACACCGAATATCAATTCACATGCGATAAGTGCAGTAAACAGTTCAAAATAAAGAGCGATCTTTCAACTCATTTGAAATCTCTCCATACTGAGGCACCTTCACTGGTGTGCGAAATTTGTGGTAAATCATGCAAGAATGGAACGGCGATGAGCTCTCACAGACGAAAACATCGGACagactttaaaaaatttgaatgtaaCATTTGCAAACGTATATACAAATCTGAACATAATCTAAGCAACCATTTGCTGGTGCACGAAAAAGGAATCACATGCAACGAATGCGGCATGGAATTCAACTGCACGAAGAGGCTAAACTATCACATGTTCAACAAACACAGACAATCGGCACCTTGTATATGCTCCATATGTCATAAACCATTCAAGAGTAACGGCAGCTTACGCACGCATATCCTTACTCACACGGGAGAGAGACCGTACAAGTGTGATTTATGTGGAGAAGCCTTTACCCAAAGATCCAGCATGATGCGACACAGGCGTAGTCATCCTGGAAGGTTTTCGCCTCCCCCACCTATTCACATCACCGCAATAGTTAAGGATATTGAAGAGAAGGAGATCTCAAAAAATTAG
- the LOC124183701 gene encoding DNA polymerase beta-like isoform X2: protein MKKFAELANYERNVSKNIYKYNAYRKAAGTLAALSYRVKNGEEAKKLPGVGEKIAKKIDEFLQTGKLQKLEKINADGISAPINLMTRVSGIGPSKAKELVDAGIKTLEDLRKNQDKLTHHQKIGLKYFQDFEQKIPREEVRRIEISLKSVIANLDKEYILTICGSYRRGKDESGDIDVLITHPKFTSESMDAKNKGGMLKNIVKHLEKEGIITETISIGNTKFMGVCRDPAESSKPFRRLDIRVTPSDHYYCAVLYFTGSDLFNKNMRAHALKKKFTLNEYTLKHLTLEGLPGNAELITSEEDIFSKLGLPYKKPEERNS from the exons atgaaaaaatttgcagagCTAGCAAATTACGAGCGGAATGTCAGTAAAAACATCTACAAGTATAACGCTTACCGTAAAGCTGCTGGAACTTTGGCTGCACTATCATACCGAGTGAAGAATGGTGAAGAGGCAAAAAAGTTGCCAGGGGTTGGAGAGAAGatcgcaaaaaaaattgatgagttCCTTCAAACcggaaaattacaaaaacttgaaaaa ATTAATGCTGATGGCATCAGTGCTCCTATAAACTTGATGACCAGGGTATCAGGAATTGGACCATCGAAGGCAAAGGAATTGGTAGATGCTGGTATAAAGACTTTGGAAGACCTGAGAAAAAACCAAGATAAATTAACACATCATCAGAAAATTGGTTTAAA GTACTTTCAAGATTTTGAACAGAAAATTCCAAGGGAAGAGGTGCGGCGAATCGAGATCAGTCTCAAATCAGTGATTGCTAATTTAGACAAAGAGTATATACTTACAATCTGTGGTAGTTATAGACGTGGAAAGGATGAGAGCGGCGATATTGACGTCTTGATCACACATCCAAAATTCACATCCGAAAGTATGGATGCGAAAAATAAAGGCGGTATgctaaaaaatattgttaaacatCTTGAAAAGGAGGGAATAATCACAGAGACTATCTCTATCGGCAACACAAAGTTTATG GGTGTTTGCCGAGATCCAGCAGAATCGAGTAAACCATTTCGCCGACTTGATATAAGAGTTACTCCCAGCGATCACTACTACTGTGCCGTATTATATTTTACCGGCAgtgatttattcaataaaaatatgcgGGCACACGCacttaaaaagaaatttacgtTGAACGAGTATACCTTGAAACATCTAACATTGGAAG GGTTACCAGGGAATGCTGAATTAATCACAAGTGAA
- the LOC124182018 gene encoding zinc finger protein 845-like, which yields MQHSLKYMCEECGLDLTRKTILRKHMKTHENTWSDSSTKSDCSYVNKTHRARAEMKSPRTILANMQNSMRLKLGGQSGGVLEMSRPSQISFHKDEEVSGEKCSSETLLAIKEEVVIDDDTANVTNESNNKNQICEFSTKHYPYLQVHFTRKHTDDYKYKCSSCKKQFKVETDYKVHMADHETGLFVCDFCGLTYSNKSSLYYHRNYKHTNKLKSFECKVCNKKLQSEKNLKIHLKQHEETKSHNHIRKAVKERLASEETNGEYQQQLLKNSQSNCEYTLTDCHRIMPSKNTLESSGILQKVPMRRGTKMRRTFKRRRLASIKDSNEIEGPTLRSCNVFTEEDAAGLLSRVKDETNVTNSKLSIKNSNKSYSEDIKPRGVLYKKLTDGNYTCDICHSTFEQKSKIMRHITSKHSFHRPFKCSICSKAFKYKCDLKAHKLIHETIDSSMLHRCDKCDYGTKTKNNLKSHYIRKHTDDYKFSCEHCGKRFKMEWDLKFHVGTHGSSQHMCDICGRFYTSSYSLYKHRKVAHLNDYKYQCNVCNKRLLTQENLDNHMLQHSQTYTCKECAKVFASKRYLSTHMTTHTGVKPYPCHVCEKNFRTSHMRNTHLLTHSAERPHICDLCGQAFKRRYYMIEHRRKHPDAHLSSPPVPLGSIRGNLGNIAPESSA from the exons ATGCAGCACAGCCTCAAGTATATGTGTGAAGAATGCGGGCTAGACTTGACTCGTAAAACGATTTTGAGAAAGCACATGAAAACACATGAAAACACATG GTCTGACAGTTCCACAAAATCTGACTGCAGTTATGTGAACAAGACACATCGTGCACGCGCGGAAATGAAAAGTCCAAGGACAATCCTTGCTAATATGCAGAACAGTATGAGATTGAAATTGGGTGGACAATCGGGAGGAGTACTGGAAATGAGTCGACCAtcacaaatttcttttcataaGGATGAAGAAGTCAGCGGTGAAAAATGTTCATCAGAAACTTTATTGGCAATAAAAGAAGAGGTGGTGATTGACGATGACACAGCCAACGTCACGAATGAaagcaataataaaaatcag ATATGCGAATTCTCAACTAAACACTATCCTTACTTGCAAGTACACTTTACACGAAAACATACCGACGATTACAAATACAAATGTAGCTCTTGCAAGAAACAATTTAAAGTGGAAACTGACTATAAGGTTCATATGGCAGATCATGAGACTGGATTGTTTGTATGTGATTTTTGCGGGTTGACATACTCGAACAAGAGTTCTCTCTATTATCACAGAAACTACAAGCACACAAACAAACTGAAGTCATTCGAGTGCAAAGTTTGTAACAAGAAGCTTCAAAGCGAAAAGAATCTAAAAATTCATCTTAAGCAACACGAGGAAAC GAAATCGCATAACCATATTAGGAAGGCAGTCAAAGAACGTCTGGCAAGCGAAGAAACAAACGGTGAATATCAGCAACAATTACTTAAGAACAGCCAGTCAAATTGTGAATACACGCTAACGGATTGTCATCGCATCATGCCAAGTAAAAACACGTTGGAATCAAGTGgaattttacaaaaagttCCCATGAGAAGAGGGACAAAAATGAGAAGAACCTTTAAGCGAAGAAGACTCGCCTCGATTAAAGATTCCAATGAGATTGAAGGTCCAACATTGAGATCCTGCAATGTTTTCACAGAAGAGGATGCTGCGGGACTTCTGTCTCGAGTGAAAGATGAAACAAATGTGACTAATTCAAAGTTGTCTATCAAGAATAGTAACAAATCATATTCTGAAGATATAAAGCCAAGAGGCGTgctttacaaaaaattaacagaCGGTAATTATACTTGTGATATATGCCACTCGacatttgaacaaaaaagcaaaatcATGCGACACATAACAAGTAAACATAGCTTTCACAGGCCGTTTAAATGCTCAATTTGCTCGAAGGCTTTCAAGTACAAGTGTGACTTGAAGGCGCATAAGTTGATCCATGAAACAATTGACTCTAGCATGTTACACAGGTGCGATAAGTGCGATTATGGTACAAAGACAAAGAATAACCTGAAGTCGCACTACATCAGAAAACACACCGATGATTACAAATTCTCATGTGAACACTGTGGGAAAAGATTCAAAATGGAGTGGGATCTGAAGTTTCACGTCGGTACACATGGCAGCTCGCAGCATATGTGTGACATATGTGGACGATTTTATACAAGTAGCTACTCTCTGTACAAACACAGGAAAGTTGCTCATCTTAATGACTATAAGTATCAATGCAACGTTTGTAACAAGAGACTTTTGACTCAGGAGAATCTCGACAATCACATGCTGCAGCACAGTCAGACCTACACTTGCAAGGAATGCGCAAAAGTATTTGCCTCGAAACGGTACCTTTCTACTCATATGACGACTCACACTGGCGTTAAGCCTTATCCCTGCCACGTGTGCGAGAAAAACTTTCGTACCTCGCACATGAGGAATACGCATTTACTTACGCACTCAGCTGAACGCCCCCACATATGTGATCTTTGCGGTCAGGCATTCAAGAGAAGATATTACATGATTGAACACCGTCGGAAGCATCCCGACGCTCACCTTTCTTCTCCACCTGTACCACTGGGTAGTATCAGAGGAAATCTCGGAAATATTGCACCCGAATCCTCGGCTTAG
- the LOC124183704 gene encoding zinc finger protein 2-like has product MGFYTKSNYQEHQTIHSREKPFQCQICQASFRYRQGLRLHAKLHQPDYVPPQKKHHCELCNKRFSRKQVLLVHMKTHSTGAVQSEFVCHICGKAVSSKTYLTVHVRKHTGEKPHVCDLCNKGFISQNYLSVHRRTHTGERPHECTHCGKRFTQRTTLVVHLRGHTGDRPYPCNICQKSFASKTMLNSHLKTHAKQNARAQQEQQRTDSSDNIMMHN; this is encoded by the coding sequence ATGGGGTTTTACACGAAGAGTAATTATCAGGAACATCAAACTATACATAGCAGAGAAAAACCGTTCCAATGTCAGATATGTCAAGCTTCGTTCAGGTATCGACAAGGGCTGAGGCTTCACGCTAAGCTTCACCAGCCTGACTATGTTCCTCCTCAGAAAAAACATCACTGCGAGCTATGCAATAAACGATTCTCTCGCAAACAGGTCCTCCTTGTTCATATGAAGACTCACAGCACCGGTGCAGTACAGAGCGAGTTTGTATGCCATATATGCGGTAAGGCTGTATCGAGTAAAACATACCTTACTGTGCATGTAAGAAAACATACGGGGGAAAAGCCCCATGTATGCGATTTGTGCAACAAGGGTTTTATATCACAAAATTATTTGAGCGTCCATAGGCGAACTCACACCGGCGAGCGCCCTCACGAGTGTACCCATTGCGGTAAACGGTTTACGCAAAGAACAACCCTTGTTGTCCACCTTAGGGGTCACACAGGGGATCGTCCCTATCCTTGCAATATCTGCCAAAAGTCGTTTGCCTCAAAGACAATGCTCAATTCCCATCTTAAAACTCATGCTAAACAGAATGCACGTGCCCAGCAAGAGCAGCAGAGAACCGATTCATCCGACAATATTATGATGCACAATTGA
- the LOC124182020 gene encoding zinc finger protein 25-like: protein MKEPNPGDDAGSNGDIKNEETHVKMDEDDLDDTPLVCRKKPNEEKVQQKRLKLKKSFSCEICYTSFDSKSKLTSHMFKHSNSRPHKCTVCFKGFKTSAYLARHMEIHDESSKLHSCNLCEFKARTKPYLKIHYIRKHTEDYNFNCEQCGKMFKVQSDYTTHMKDHDTESCCVCDICGTSYPSKSSLYFHKHYKHKTRVKEFECTTCRKRFKTQKNLENHSELHKMKYVCEQCGMEFKFKYGLTKHLRTHSGEKSYLCAICGKTFGCLSSQKIHLLTHVGERPYVCDLCGQSFTQRSPMMLHRKKHPGSHPPPPPIKITNLLHGVQDKIIVNKSTK from the coding sequence ATGAAAGAGCCAAATCCGGGAGATGACGCAGGGTCGAATGGTGATATTAAAAACGAAGAGACACATGTCAAAATGGACGAAGACGACTTAGATGATACACCTCTGGTTTGCAGGAAAAAACCCAACGAAGAGAAGGTCCAACAGAAAcggttgaaattgaaaaaatccttcaGCTGTGAAATTTGTTACACATCATTCGAcagtaaaagtaaattaacCAGCCATATGTTTAAGCATAGTAATTCTCGGCCACACAAATGCACTGTATGCTTCAAAGGATTTAAGACCAGCGCTTACCTAGCCCGCCATATGGAGATACATGACGAGTCATCTAAGTTGCACTCCTGTAATTTGTGCGAATTTAAGGCTCGCACAAAACCCTATCTGAAGATTCATTATATCAGAAAGCATACGGAGGATTATAACTTTAACTGTGAACAGTGTGGAAAGATGTTCAAAGTACAGTCCGACTACACGACACACATGAAGGACCATGATACTGAATCTTGTTGTGTATGTGACATATGCGGAACATCTTATCCTAGCAAAAGTTCATTATACTTTCATAAGCATTACAAGCACAAGACTAGAGTCAAAGAGTTTGAGTGTACGACATGTCGAAAGCGTTTTAAGACTCAGAAGAATTTGGAAAACCACTCAGAACTCCATAAAATGAAATACGTATGTGAGCAGTGTGGAAtggaatttaaatttaaatacggCTTGACAAAACATCTCAGAACTCATTCCGGAGAAAAGTCGTATTTGTGTGCCATTTGCGGTAAAACGTTTGGCTGTTTGAGCTCGCAAAAGATTCATCTCCTCACTCACGTTGGAGAACGACCTTATGTATGTGACTTGTGTGGTCAGAGTTTTACGCAACGGTCCCCAATGATGCTGCACCGAAAAAAGCATCCTGGATCACATCCACCTCCTCCACCTATTAAAATAACGAACTTGTTGCACGGAGTCCAAGATAAGATCATTGTCAACAAGAGTACCAAATAA